AGGTGGGGACGACCAACCGGACGCATGCAAACGATTATCGCCAGGCGGTGAACGAGAACACCGGCCTGTTGATGAAAGTGCATACCAGTAACTACAGCATCGAAGGATTTACCCACTCGGTGGATGAAGCTGAATTAGCGGCGATCGGGATGGAACGGGATATTCCGGTGGTGACGGATCTGGGCAGCGGTTCACTGGTGGATCTGAGCCAGTACGGTTTGCCGAAAGAGCCGATGCCGCAGCAATTGATTGCTGCTGGCGTTAGCCTGGTGAGTTTTTCTGGCGACAAACTGCTGGGTGGACCGCAGGCCGGGATTATTGTCGGTAAGAAAGAGATGATTGCCCGTTTGCAACGTCATCCTCTTAAACGCGCGCTACGGGCGGATAAAATGACCCTCGCGGCGCTGGAAGCGACGCTGCGTCTGTACCTGCACCCGGAAGCATTAGCAGAGAAATTACCGACACTGCGGCTGTTAACCCGCAGCGAAGCGGCGATTCAGGCACAGGCGCAGAGGTTACAGCCGTTGCTTGCCACGCATTATGAAGGGCTGTTTGCCGTCAATGTCATGCCCTGTCTGTCGCAGATTGGCAGCGGCTCACTGCCTGTTGATCGGTTGCCCAGCGCGGCACTGACATTTACCCCGCATGATGGGCGGGGAAGCCATCTCGACGCGTTGGCGGCGCGCTGGCGCACGCTGCCCACGCCAATCATTGGCCGCATTTACGATGGCCGCTTATGGCTGGATTTGCGCTGTCTTGAAGATGAAACCCGGTTTATGGAGTTGATGTTGAAATGATTATTGCCACTGCCGGACACGTTGACCACGGTAAAACAACGTTATTACAGGCGATTACGGGTGTGAATGCCGATCGTCTGCCTGAAGAGAAAAAGCGCGGCATGACCATCGACCTGGGGTATGCCTACTGGCCGCAGGCGGATGGTCGCGTGCTGGGGTTTATTGATGTTCCAGGCCACGAGAAATTTTTGTCCAACATGCTGGCGGGGGTGGGCGGTATTGACCACGCACTGCTGGTGGTGGCTTGCGACGATGGCGTAATGGCGCAAACGCGCGAGCATCTGCAGATCCTAAAACTGACGGGGAATCCGCAACTCACCGTCGCACTCACCAAAGCTGACCGCGTGGATGAAACGCGAATTGAAGAGGTGCGTGAAGAGATCAAGACGACGCTGACCCACTATGGTTTTTCCGGGGCAAGGCTCTTTGTGACTGCAGCCAGTGAAGGGCGCGGCATTGACTCGTTGCGTGAACATCTGCAGCAATTGTCTTCGCGCGCCCATGCGAGCAATCAGAGTTTCCGTCTGGCCCTCGACCGCGCCTTTACGGTGAAAGGCGCGGGACTGGTGGTGACCGGGACAGCGCTCAGCGGCGAAGTGAATGTCGGCGACACGTTGTGGCTCACTGGCGTGAATAAACCGATGCGTGTACGTAGCCTGCATGCGCAAAATCAGCCGACTGAGCACGCCCATGCCGGGCAGCGTATCGCGTTAAATATCGCCGGCGACGCGGAAAAAGATCAGCTTAACCGTGGCGACTGGCTGCTCTCCGATGCGCCGCCGGAGGCATTCACCCGCGTCATTGTCTCTTTAGAACAACAGGCGCCGCTCACGCAGTGGCAGCCGCTGCATATCCACCATGCCGCCAGCCATGTGACCGGGCGCGTTTCCCTGCTGGAAGGTTCGCTGGCTGAACTGGTTTTTGATACTCCGCTCTGGCTTGCTGATAACGACCGCCTGGTATTGCGTGATATCTCCGCGCGCACCACGTTGGCGGGGGCGCGCGTTGTGATGCTCAATCCGCCGCGCCGCGGTAAACGTAAGCCCGACTATTTACAGTGGCTGTCGGCGTTGGAAAATGCGCAGGATGACAGCGCCGCGCTGGAGATTCATCTGGAGCGTGGGGCCGTCAATCTGCCCGATTTTGCGTGGGCGCGCCAACTCAATGGCGAGGGTATGCGTCAACTTATTGATCAGCCTGATTTTATTCAGGCCGGATACAGTCTGTTGAACGCCCCTGTCGCCGCCCGCTGGCAGCGTAAAATCCTCGATACGCTGGCGACCTACCATGAGCAGCATCGTGACGAACCGGGACCTGGACGCGAGCGGCTGCGGCGTATGGCGCTGCCAATGGAAGACGAAGCGCTGGTGCTGCTGCTGATCGAACGTATGCGGGAAAGCGGCGTTATTCATAGCCATCACGGGTGGTTGCATCTCCCCGATCACAAAGCCGGGTTCAGCGACGAGCAACAGGCCATCTGGCACAAAACCGAATCGCTGTTTGGCGATGAACCCTGGTGGGTACGGGATCTGGCGCGGGAAACCGGAGCAGATGAGCAAATCATGCGTCAGGTATTACGACAAGCTGCGCAGCAGGGGATGATCACGGCAATCGTGAAAGATCGTTATTATCGTAACGATCGAATTGTCTCTTTTGCCAATATGATCCGCGACCTGGATCGGGAAAAAGGATCAACCTGTGCGGCTGATTTCCGTGATCGACTCAATGTTGGGCGAAAACTGGCCATTCAGATTCTGGAGTATTTTGACAGGATTGGTTTTACTCGTCGCCGGGGAAATGATCACCTGTTACGGGATGCTTTATTATTCCCTGAAAAGAAATGATACGGTTAATATATGTACGACATAAATTAATACAAAAAATACATTGATTTGGATAAAGCACGTTCAGTTATTAACCGAATGTGCTTTTTTATTTTCGTCATTATGAAAAAAACAACGCTGATCATATTTTGAGTAAACATTACTCCGTATGCTGCTTTTCTGATTTATTGATGAAATTAAGGATAGTCTTATGGCTGCTTCAACATTTTTTATTCCTTCCGTTAATATCATTGGCGCTGATTCACTGAAAGACGCGATGAATACGATGGCGGAATATGGATTTCGCCGCACGTTAATTGTCACGGATACCATGCTGACAAAATTAGGTATGGCGGGCGAAATTCAAAAAGCGCTGCAGGAACGTGATATTTTCAGCGTGGTTTATGATGGTACGCAGCCTAACCCAACCACTGGAAACGTTGCCGCCGGGCTGAAAATGCTTGAAGAAAATGCGTGCGACAGCGTGATTTCTCTGGGCGGTGGATCTCCGCACGACTGCGCAAAAGGTATTGCGCTAGTGGCGGCTAACGGTGGCGATATCCGTGATTATGAAGGTGTGGATCGCTCCGCGAAACCACAGTTGCCGATGATTGCCATCAACACCACGGCAGGCACAGCATCGGAAATGACTCGCTTCTGCATTATCACCGACGAAGCGCGCCACATTAAAATGGCGATTGTGGATAAACACGTCACACCGCTTCTCTCCGTGAACGACTCTTCGCTGATGGTCGGTATGCCGAAATCGCTGACCGCCGCGACCGGCATGGATGCGTTAACCCACGCTATTGAAGCGTATGTTTCCATCGCCGCCACGCCGATTACCGATGCATGTGCTCTGAAAGCCGTCACCATGATTGCTGAGAATCTGCCGACTGCGGTTGAAGATGGCAGCAACGCGCAGGCGCGTGAAGCGATGGCCTATGCGCAGTTCCTGGCGGGAATGGCGTTTAACAACGCGTCTCTTGGCTATGTACATGCGATGGCGCACCAGCTCGGCGGTTTCTACAACCTGCCGCATGGCGTGTGTAACGCCATATTGCTGCCGCACGTCCAGGTGTTTAACAGCCAGGTTGCGGCGGGGCGTCTGCGTGATTGCGCGGCGGCGATGGGTGTGAACGTAGCCGCTATGAGCGAAGCGGAAGGCGCGCAAGCCTGTATCGCCGCGATTCGTGAACTGGCACAGCAGGTGAATATTCCGGCGGGTCTGCGAGATCTGAACGTGAAAGAAGAAGATTTTCCGGTACTGGCGACCAATGCGCTGAAAGATGCCTGCGGCCTGACCAACCCGATTCAGGCGACCCACGAGGAGATCATGGCAATTTATCGTGCTGCCATGTAAATAATCGCGGAGGGTGATACGGCCTATGAATCGTATGATTTATAGGCCGGATAAGGTGAAACCGCCATCCGGCAAAGATCATCAGCCCGCGTTTTTAATCCCTTCTCGCAGCCATGGCGTAATAGTCACCCCGACCAGTAAACCTTCTGGGCTGAGCAAGCGGGTCACGGTTTGCCCCCATGGCTCTATACGGTTAGCAATTAACAGCTCGTAACCCTGACCAATCAACGCCTGTGTGGCGGCGTCGATATCACGTACCTCAAATTCAATCCACGCTTGCGGAACCAGCAGGTCTGAAGGCCACTGCTCGTGACCAAAGCAGGAGATTGCCGCCTGCGAGAGAGGCCAGAGCGCAAAATGATTCACCCCCGCCAGTTGGTCGACTTCGGTAAGGAGGTATTCCTCATTGCCCTCCATCTCTTTAAGCGGCAAACCCAATGACGTTTTGTAAAACGATGTGCTGGCGTCAGTACTACGCGTGATGGGGCCAAATCCAGCCACAAACAGAACCTCAACGCCGGGAATATCTTGTTTCATGTTCACCCCTTGAAAGGTACTACAGATAACGTGACCGCAGTCGTAAAGCTGTAACCGTCTGGCGAAGATTTCACCAGCTCAGTCTACCTTTGTAGTACCCCTACAGCAAGGAGATGGTCATGACCAATAATCCCCCTTCAACACGTATCCAGCCCGGCGAATATGGTTATCCTCTGAAGTTAAAAGCCCGCTACGACAACTTTATCGGTGGCGACTGGGTTGCGCCTGCAGACGGTGAGTACTATCAGAACCTGACGCCTGTGACCGGGCAGCTGCTATGTGAAGTGGCCTCTTCCGGCAAAAAAGATATCGATCTGGCGCTTGATGCTGCCCATAAGATAAAAGACAAATGGGCGCATACCTCTGTACAGGATCGCGCTGCCATTCTGTTCAAAATTGCCGATCGTATGGAGCAAAATCTGGAGTTGCTGGCAACGGCGGAAACCTGGGACAACGGCAAACCGATTCGTGAAACCAGCGCTGCCGACGTGCCGTTGGCGATCGACCATTTCCGCTATTTTGCCTCTTGTATT
This Citrobacter enshiensis DNA region includes the following protein-coding sequences:
- a CDS encoding VOC family protein; protein product: MKQDIPGVEVLFVAGFGPITRSTDASTSFYKTSLGLPLKEMEGNEEYLLTEVDQLAGVNHFALWPLSQAAISCFGHEQWPSDLLVPQAWIEFEVRDIDAATQALIGQGYELLIANRIEPWGQTVTRLLSPEGLLVGVTITPWLREGIKNAG
- the selA gene encoding L-seryl-tRNA(Sec) selenium transferase, whose product is MTTETRSLYSQLPAIDRLLRDSAFLSLRDLHGHTQLVELLRQMLDEAREMIRDAQALPVWSENWALEAKTRLEKESQSALRPVFNLTGTVLHTNLGRAIQAQEAIEAVADAMRSPVTLEYDLDDAGRGHRDRALADLLCRITGAEDACIVNNNAAAVLLMLAAMANGKEVIVSRGELVEIGGAFRIPDVMRQAGCTLHEVGTTNRTHANDYRQAVNENTGLLMKVHTSNYSIEGFTHSVDEAELAAIGMERDIPVVTDLGSGSLVDLSQYGLPKEPMPQQLIAAGVSLVSFSGDKLLGGPQAGIIVGKKEMIARLQRHPLKRALRADKMTLAALEATLRLYLHPEALAEKLPTLRLLTRSEAAIQAQAQRLQPLLATHYEGLFAVNVMPCLSQIGSGSLPVDRLPSAALTFTPHDGRGSHLDALAARWRTLPTPIIGRIYDGRLWLDLRCLEDETRFMELMLK
- the yiaY gene encoding L-threonine dehydrogenase; the protein is MAASTFFIPSVNIIGADSLKDAMNTMAEYGFRRTLIVTDTMLTKLGMAGEIQKALQERDIFSVVYDGTQPNPTTGNVAAGLKMLEENACDSVISLGGGSPHDCAKGIALVAANGGDIRDYEGVDRSAKPQLPMIAINTTAGTASEMTRFCIITDEARHIKMAIVDKHVTPLLSVNDSSLMVGMPKSLTAATGMDALTHAIEAYVSIAATPITDACALKAVTMIAENLPTAVEDGSNAQAREAMAYAQFLAGMAFNNASLGYVHAMAHQLGGFYNLPHGVCNAILLPHVQVFNSQVAAGRLRDCAAAMGVNVAAMSEAEGAQACIAAIRELAQQVNIPAGLRDLNVKEEDFPVLATNALKDACGLTNPIQATHEEIMAIYRAAM
- the selB gene encoding selenocysteine-specific translation elongation factor produces the protein MIIATAGHVDHGKTTLLQAITGVNADRLPEEKKRGMTIDLGYAYWPQADGRVLGFIDVPGHEKFLSNMLAGVGGIDHALLVVACDDGVMAQTREHLQILKLTGNPQLTVALTKADRVDETRIEEVREEIKTTLTHYGFSGARLFVTAASEGRGIDSLREHLQQLSSRAHASNQSFRLALDRAFTVKGAGLVVTGTALSGEVNVGDTLWLTGVNKPMRVRSLHAQNQPTEHAHAGQRIALNIAGDAEKDQLNRGDWLLSDAPPEAFTRVIVSLEQQAPLTQWQPLHIHHAASHVTGRVSLLEGSLAELVFDTPLWLADNDRLVLRDISARTTLAGARVVMLNPPRRGKRKPDYLQWLSALENAQDDSAALEIHLERGAVNLPDFAWARQLNGEGMRQLIDQPDFIQAGYSLLNAPVAARWQRKILDTLATYHEQHRDEPGPGRERLRRMALPMEDEALVLLLIERMRESGVIHSHHGWLHLPDHKAGFSDEQQAIWHKTESLFGDEPWWVRDLARETGADEQIMRQVLRQAAQQGMITAIVKDRYYRNDRIVSFANMIRDLDREKGSTCAADFRDRLNVGRKLAIQILEYFDRIGFTRRRGNDHLLRDALLFPEKK